Proteins from a single region of Bacteroidia bacterium:
- a CDS encoding PadR family transcriptional regulator: protein MLYSTELIKGTLKTIVLKLLADNKRMYGYEITQKVKELTFDKIQITEGALYPTLHALEEEGLLTTETEFIGKRVRKYYSLSESGKGKTVEKVNELVAFMETMTILLDLKPNTLYVPAL from the coding sequence TAATTAAAGGCACTTTAAAAACCATTGTTTTGAAGTTATTGGCCGATAACAAAAGAATGTATGGTTATGAGATAACCCAAAAAGTTAAAGAACTCACTTTCGATAAAATTCAAATTACGGAAGGTGCTCTTTATCCCACCCTTCACGCATTGGAAGAAGAGGGGTTATTGACTACTGAAACTGAATTTATTGGTAAGCGAGTAAGGAAATACTACAGTTTAAGCGAATCCGGAAAAGGGAAAACGGTTGAAAAGGTAAATGAACTCGTGGCATTTATGGAAACCATGACCATTTTGTTGGATTTAAAACCAAATACATTGTATGTACCAGCTCTCTGA